ATCAGGCAAAGCCGAAAAAAAGAAAGAAGATTAGGAACCGTAATAATTCTATTCAAATTTTCTTCCTGATTCACTTCACTCTGCATGTACGGTCGCCTCACTTTCCTTTTTTTTTGACATAAACCAATAAAATATAACACAAAATGCTAATGCAAACACAACACCAAAAACATTTTGAATCACTCTAAGACTAACCGCTCCTTGTAGTCCATAAGTCTCTGCAGCAATGGCTAAAGCACCAAATGTGTTAAATACTGCCTGCCAGCCATATTGTGCTGAAAGTCCTACACCGATTCCACCAAGAATTCCTATATATGCATAGATTGACGAAGGAAGCAGAAAATATAATACTGTAAAACATATAACACCTGCAATATTTCCGACAATCCTTTTACGGACTCTGTAGTGCATATCTTCCATAAATGGCAAAATCGCGGACATGGCCGCAATACCAGCCCACATTGCACGTGGCATATTACAAAGTTCTGCAATGCAAAGGACAATCGGTACGCATAAAATCTGACATATCTGCCATTTTGTTCTGGAAGAAGTGATATCAAATTCTTGTATCAGATCTTTCAGATTTCTTTTATAAGTTCTGTTTTTATGATTTCGATAAAATACGAAGCAGGTAAGTGCTGCACCTAAAGCCATTCCGACTAATCGCATCTGATAGCTTTTTCCCGTAACATCATAACCATATAGCAGCAGATACCCAAGAACCAATGTAGATTGATTAAACATGAATGGATTATGGCATCCGAACAGAATCAACACAGCCAGTGCCGCAATATTTAACAGCATTCCCAATACCGGTGAAAACTGATTTGCTAAATGCGGACATACAGTCATAATTACAAAGAACAAAGCCAAAAGCATCGTAGATTGTCCGGTGTGGATCCCCAGATCCGCATTCCGAAATACCATAAGGCATAATAAAACTACTACACCCACAATACTATTCTCATTTCCAAATAAGATACTGAAAATAGTAACAAATAAAAAACAAAATGCCATTGTAACAGCTATCTTCACCAGATATACCCACATATGATATGATTTTTCTTTCACTGTTTCACTCTTTTTCAACAGATTTTTAGAACCTGCCTGATTTAACTGCAATTCCTGATAAAATGTCATGTAATTCCTCCTCTATCTGTTTTTCTTAAACTTATATGGCCTCATCTTTCTGTATTGGAAGCTCTACAACAAATCTGCATCCACCATATTCACGGTTTTCTGCTTTGATTGTTCCTCCGGCACTATCTACAATCCGTTTTACAAGTGCAAGACCTAGGCCATTTCCTTCTGCTTTATGAGATCCATCTACCTGATAGAACTTGTCAAATATTCTGGATTTTACATCATCCTCTATTCCTGGTCCTTCATCTTCCAGAATGAACTTAACAGAATCCTGTTCTTGTTTCAGAAACATCGTAATTATCCCCTTTGAAGGGCTGAACTTAATCGCATTATCCAAAAGATTTATCCAGATATGCATAAAAAGTCCTTCATTCCCAGTATATTTAACTTCCTCCAATTCTACCTGAAAACCAATTTCTTTTTCTGTCCATTTTGTTTCCAATGAAAGAAATGCCTGGCGGATCTGTTCATCCAGACGATATTCTGTTTTTTTCATTGGTATATTCTGATTGCATAATGATTTTTCATATCGCCAACATGGCGAAAATTAAACGCATAATTACGTGGTGTAATTACTATCTGATCACCATAAGAGAATTCATAATCGAGGGTTCGTCCAAAGTAAAAATCTTTTGTTTTATAAGTTGCTGCTGTACACATGATCGTTTGCAAATGCAATAGTTATTGCACCACATACAGGTATAATGCATGCATATATATATTTTGCATATTTCTCCAATTTCTTTTCAAATAATTTTGTTAAACCGGCAAACAAAATCATAATCAAAACCATACAATCTTTATTATTGCCGTTAATGAATAACATGACAAAAGCAAATGCAGCAATTGGCACTACAGCATTTGTCAGAAACATAATTGAATTCATAAATTTCTCTTCATTTTTTATGCTTTTTAATTCCATAATGATACCCTCGCTTTTAAAATTTATTTACGACCATGTTTTTGTGCAATGAAATCAGTTTCTCACCAAACTGCTTCAAACAAAAAAAGTCTTCTAACATACTAAAATATGTCAGAAGACGCTACGATACCTATTCAGATTTATAAAAGAACCTAAATTAAAACACGGCAGAAAACAGCCTGTGCTGTGCTGTGCTGTGCTGTGCAAAGTCTAATTTCTTTTGCCATAGCTGTCAAGTCCTTCCTATTAGAATATTGTTATTATATCAAAATTATACAGTTTTGTCAATTTATTTGTCATATCCGCCGATTTTTTGTTGATTTTAACCATATATCCCAATGTTTATTTATCTAACTTGAAATTCCATTACCTTCTTCGGAAACATTCGTTGAAGAAGTTACGCCATGCCTGTATAATTAGTAAGCAAGTAGTAAAGAAAATAAAGTTAAACAATACACTTAGGAGGAAATCTATATGTCTATTTTGAATCAATTGAACAGCATACCAATGTATGCTATATGCGGATGCATTGTGGCATTTGTTGCAATTGTCTGTATCATTTTCCTTGTGCGGGCTTATCGGGCGGGAAAGGCAATCGGCATGGATACCACAAATATGAATCGGGCGATTATATCAAGTATCACCTTTTCCATACTGCCCAGTGTGGGAATTCTGCTTGGTGTGATTGCCTTGTCCGGTTGTCTGGGAACACCGTGGCCATGGCTTAGGTTATCGGTGATCGGTGCGCTTCATTATGAGACGCAGATTGCAGAGGCAGCGGCAGAGCAGGTAGGAATGTCATCCCTGTCCGCCGCGGAAATGACACCCACTGCCTTTACAACGATTGCGCTTCTGATGAGCGTATGCATCATCTGGGGAATGGTGCTTTCTATTTTCTTTAACAAAAAATACACCAGAAAACTCAGTGACCAGAAGAACAGTTCCGGGGCAGGATTTGGGGATATGGCCATGAAAGCAATGTTTATTGGTCTTGTCAGCACTTATGTGGGACGCTATCTGGGACAGTTTGTATCTGAAAATGGGGTATTTACATTTACCGGGGATTACATACCGATTATCGTTATGATTGTGTCGGCGGTTGTCATGGCAGTGTTTACGTTCTTTATCGAGAAAAAGAAAGTGGCCTGGCTGGACAGCTTTTCTCTGGCAGGAAGTATGCTACTTGGAATGACAGCAGCCGTATTTGTTGCGCTATTATAATGGAAGGAAGGTAAACGATATGGAAGAGAAAAATATGGATTTATGGGAAAATTACAGGAAACGCACACATGTAATCGGGCGGATTACCAGCACAATCGTGCTGCTTATGCTTCTGGCTGCGCCGTTTCTGATTGGAAAATATTTGGGAGCATTTCCGGATCTGAAAGCTGTGGCAGGCGGCTTTTTGTCAGTTGGCTTAGTCTGGCTGGTGAGCAGCGTTGCGGAATTTTTGATTTATACTCCGATGCTTGGATCGGGCGGAGGATATCTTGCATTTATCACCGGTAATCTCATCAACATGAAGATTCCCTGCGCAATGAATGCAAGGGATATGGTGGATGCCAAAAGCGGAACTCCGGAAAATGAGATTATTTCCACCATTTCCATCGCAACCTCGTCTCTGGTGACGATCCTTGTTCTGGCACTGGGAGTGCTTCTTTTGGTACCTCTTCAGCCAATTCTGCAGAACCCGGTGCTGCAGCCTGCATTTGAGAATGTGGTTCCTGCATTATTTGGAGCGATGGCATACAAATATTATCGTGGAAATATGAAAATTGCCCTTTTTCCGCTGGTGATCATGAGTGTGCTCTTTGTGCTACTTCCGAGCCTGATCGGTTCCACAAGTTTTATGATTATTCCATCGGGTGCTATCGCTATTGGGGTGGCTTACTTAACATATAAAAAGGGAAGGAAATAAGAAAATGAAATATTTATTGTTAATACCTGTTCTGATCATTGCTTTACTGCTCATCGCCGTACTGCATACGCTGATGACACCGTCAAAAAAATCGGATTATGTTCCGAAGGAGGATGAAAAAGAAACCCTTCGTCTGGCGAAAAAACTGTCCAGAATGATTCAGTGTGACACCACCTCATACCCTCATGTAGCGGACAGAGAACGATTTTTACAGTTCCACCAGCTATTGGAAGAGCTTTTCCCTCTGGTGCACAACCATCTGGAAAAAACAGAGATTGACGGCAATCTGCTCTACTACTGGAAGGGGAAAAGCAGTAAAAAACCAATTCTTCTGATGAGTCATCAGGATGTTGTTCCGGCAGAGGGAACCTGGACACACGAACCATTTTCGGGAGATATTGCCGATGGTAAGGTGTGGGGCAGAGGTGCTGCAGACACGAAGTGCTCACTGATGGCATTTTTTGAGGCTGTGGAACAATTGCTGGCAGAAAATTATGTGCCGGAAATGGATGTGTATCTGGCTTCCTCCTGCACAGAGGAATGGGCCGGTGATGGCGCACCAAAGATTGTAAAAGAACTGCAAAACCGTGGTGTTGAGCTTTTCCTTGTATGTGATGAGGGTGGTGGAATCATTACGGAGCCAATCGGCGGAATTCCAGGCAACTTTGCCATGGTAGGTGTATTTGAAAAGGGTAAGGCAGATGTGAAATTTACTGCAAGAAGTACCGGTGGACATGCAAGCGCCCCGGCGCAAAATACACCAATTGCAAGGCTGGCCTCCTTCGTAAATGAGATGGAGCATCATTCACCATTCAAAAAGAAAATACTGCCGGAAGTGGCTGCAATGTTTAAAACTCTCGCACCATACGCATCCTTTGGGTTGAAATTTGTGTTGGGAAATCTATGGCTGTTTGGACCACTGTTAAAGGTGGTGCTTCCAAAAATCAGTGCACAGGCCGGCGCAATGCTGAAAACGACCATTGCATTTACCAAACAGTCCGGTTCCGATGCGTACAATGTGATTCCGCAGGAGGCAACCCTTGGTGCCAATATGCGTTTTATCCCGCATCAGGGCGAGAAGGAAAGTCTGGAGCTTGTGGAAAAAGTTGCAAAGAAGCATGGTCTGAAGACCGAGGTGCTTTATTCCAATGATTATTCCAAGCCGGTGGATCTGAATGGAGAGGCATTCCAAGTGGTGATGCATGTGATTGACGAGACATTTCCGGGACTGGCAGCAAGTCCTTATGTGGTGACGGGAGCTACGGATGCCTTTGTTTACCAGCAGGTCTGCAAAAGCTGTATCCGTTTTGCACCGGTGATCTACGGACCTGAGCAGATGAAGGGCATGCATGGACTGGATGAAAATATTGAGTATGACTGTCTTCCGGGAGCAGTTCGCTTTTATCAGAATTTGATAAAATTCCACGGACGATGCCAATGAAGCACAAACGCTTGCTGAATAAAACGGATTCTGAGGGAATAGTGGTGTGATAGTATGTTAAGTGGGAGTGTCTCGCGCAATTTTGAGCGAGACATTCCCATAAGCTTTTTCATAATTCATTAAATCAGGCGAGCCTTCACGAAGTCATCAAACCGGGGTAGTGCCAGTGACAAATGTCCATATTCCTGCGTATTGACAACCCCTTTTCTTTTTAACCGGTCACGATATACGGAAAATAATTCTGACTTCATTCCAAGTTTTTCCCGAATATTTTTTATCTTTGTTTCCCCACTAACCGACATTTCGTAAACAATTTTTTTATCCAGCTCCGACATTTCTGACCAGATTTTGCTGTAAACATATTCTTCGAGATACTGGTCATACTCAGGGAGAATTTCTTCAATGGTCATATGCTCTCTGTTCTCCCAATAAAGATACCCCAGAACCTGAAATGCAAATGGATAACCTTTTGTCAGAAGTGCCATATATTCTGCATCCTGTACGCTTAACCCGAAAATGTCCATGTAATGCTTCTTAACTGCCGTATAATTGAGAGGATCCAGCACTATTTTGGGTGCACGATACAAAAAGGTGAGGGATTTCTCATTCTGCAAATCGTAGAGATTGTCATAGAGACCGGTCATCAAAAGAAATACAGGGTAATCCTGCCTGAGGAATATCTGGAAAGAGCTGGCAAATACCCGTATGTTATCACTATTGGTGGCTTCATCTATGGTAATGAGCAGACGTTTTCCCTCTTCTTTCAACACTCCCAGCATAAGGGAAATTGCCGTTTCTATATCTGTCACAGGAGCTGCATTCTCAATGGATACCCCCAGCCCAAATGCGGAAAAATCAAATTTTGCCTTCAAAAAAAGCGTATGAAGCTCCGGAATTCCATACAATTTTGCGGCAAGACTTTGCAGAAGATCCCGGGCTGGATTGAGTTCAAGCGTAATCCAATTATTATCTTCTGCAATTATATTTGATACAGTTGTCATCATCACCGTTTTACCGGAACCTCTGACTCCGGTAAGCATATAAATTTGATTCGATGGCACATCTGCTCTGAAATTCTCAACAATTTCATTTGTCTGCGTGATACGTGATATAAACTGTGCTGGTTTTTTCCCGAATGACAATGTAAATGGATTGCTCATCTTTGCCCCCTTATATAACTTTTATTATATTATATAGTCTTATATAAGTTTATATAACTTTTTCTTTATTATATAAGTTTATATAACTTTTTGTCAATATTCTAGTGATCCGAGATACATGCTCACATGCTTATAAAAAATGCATATCTTTACTTTGCAGAAGAACTTCCTGTATAATGCAAATATAGGGAATCGCAAGAGAATTTCTTTACAAAGTGGTAGAAGTGGCACAAAGAGAATGAACAATTTTGCAGAAAATAGGTAAAATGAGGTTGTTTTTGACAAGGAGAGGAAAATGCAAATCATTAAATTAACAAACGAATACAAAGAGGAAGTATTTCGCATGATGAAAGTATTTTACGCTTCCTCTGCGGTCATTCATAAATCGTCTGATGCAATTCTTACGCAAGATATCGACGATTGCATATCGGATAATCCCTTCATAGAGGGGTATGTATTGAAAGAAAATGATTCTGTGATTGGATATTCCATGATTTCCAAGAATTACACCACGGAATATGGCGGTCTCTGCATCTGGATAGAAGATCTTTACTTTAAGGAAAAGGCAAGAGGAAAGGGATATGCCTCCGTATATTTCAAGTTTCTTGAAGACACATACCGGGAGGCGGTAAGATTTAAGCTTCAGGTGGAGATGGAAAATACTTCCGCTATCGAAGCATATCACAAGAGTGGATATGGGATGTCCGAATATCGTCTTATGACCAAAGAAATGGATAAGAATTAAGATTCATAAATTTCCGTTTGTCGAGATTCTGCTTGCGGGTGTTTTTATGGATATAGGTTGTGGTAGGGCGGGGAGAGGCGGATGCTGATTCTCTCAGAAAAATTGCAAGTCAACCTCTAAAATCGACCGGGCGTTACCGGCCGATTTCTTAACGGGGCAGTTGCAATTTTGTCCTCGAGAATCACATCCACCTCTCCCCGCCATTTACACAATCTATATTCGTAGGAAAAATTTTTGCGATGCAAGCAGAATTCCGACTTCACTACAGTAGCGAGCTACGCTCGCAGGTGATGTTTTAATCTTTGTACTTGTTATATTGCATGG
This Anaerobutyricum hallii DNA region includes the following protein-coding sequences:
- a CDS encoding FUSC family protein translates to MTFYQELQLNQAGSKNLLKKSETVKEKSYHMWVYLVKIAVTMAFCFLFVTIFSILFGNENSIVGVVVLLCLMVFRNADLGIHTGQSTMLLALFFVIMTVCPHLANQFSPVLGMLLNIAALAVLILFGCHNPFMFNQSTLVLGYLLLYGYDVTGKSYQMRLVGMALGAALTCFVFYRNHKNRTYKRNLKDLIQEFDITSSRTKWQICQILCVPIVLCIAELCNMPRAMWAGIAAMSAILPFMEDMHYRVRKRIVGNIAGVICFTVLYFLLPSSIYAYIGILGGIGVGLSAQYGWQAVFNTFGALAIAAETYGLQGAVSLRVIQNVFGVVFALAFCVIFYWFMSKKKESEATVHAE
- a CDS encoding DUF5058 family protein: MSILNQLNSIPMYAICGCIVAFVAIVCIIFLVRAYRAGKAIGMDTTNMNRAIISSITFSILPSVGILLGVIALSGCLGTPWPWLRLSVIGALHYETQIAEAAAEQVGMSSLSAAEMTPTAFTTIALLMSVCIIWGMVLSIFFNKKYTRKLSDQKNSSGAGFGDMAMKAMFIGLVSTYVGRYLGQFVSENGVFTFTGDYIPIIVMIVSAVVMAVFTFFIEKKKVAWLDSFSLAGSMLLGMTAAVFVALL
- a CDS encoding M20/M25/M40 family metallo-hydrolase, which gives rise to MKYLLLIPVLIIALLLIAVLHTLMTPSKKSDYVPKEDEKETLRLAKKLSRMIQCDTTSYPHVADRERFLQFHQLLEELFPLVHNHLEKTEIDGNLLYYWKGKSSKKPILLMSHQDVVPAEGTWTHEPFSGDIADGKVWGRGAADTKCSLMAFFEAVEQLLAENYVPEMDVYLASSCTEEWAGDGAPKIVKELQNRGVELFLVCDEGGGIITEPIGGIPGNFAMVGVFEKGKADVKFTARSTGGHASAPAQNTPIARLASFVNEMEHHSPFKKKILPEVAAMFKTLAPYASFGLKFVLGNLWLFGPLLKVVLPKISAQAGAMLKTTIAFTKQSGSDAYNVIPQEATLGANMRFIPHQGEKESLELVEKVAKKHGLKTEVLYSNDYSKPVDLNGEAFQVVMHVIDETFPGLAASPYVVTGATDAFVYQQVCKSCIRFAPVIYGPEQMKGMHGLDENIEYDCLPGAVRFYQNLIKFHGRCQ
- a CDS encoding ATP-binding protein, whose protein sequence is MSNPFTLSFGKKPAQFISRITQTNEIVENFRADVPSNQIYMLTGVRGSGKTVMMTTVSNIIAEDNNWITLELNPARDLLQSLAAKLYGIPELHTLFLKAKFDFSAFGLGVSIENAAPVTDIETAISLMLGVLKEEGKRLLITIDEATNSDNIRVFASSFQIFLRQDYPVFLLMTGLYDNLYDLQNEKSLTFLYRAPKIVLDPLNYTAVKKHYMDIFGLSVQDAEYMALLTKGYPFAFQVLGYLYWENREHMTIEEILPEYDQYLEEYVYSKIWSEMSELDKKIVYEMSVSGETKIKNIREKLGMKSELFSVYRDRLKRKGVVNTQEYGHLSLALPRFDDFVKARLI
- a CDS encoding GNAT family N-acetyltransferase, producing the protein MQIIKLTNEYKEEVFRMMKVFYASSAVIHKSSDAILTQDIDDCISDNPFIEGYVLKENDSVIGYSMISKNYTTEYGGLCIWIEDLYFKEKARGKGYASVYFKFLEDTYREAVRFKLQVEMENTSAIEAYHKSGYGMSEYRLMTKEMDKN